The proteins below come from a single Enterobacteriaceae endosymbiont of Donacia fulgens genomic window:
- a CDS encoding proline--tRNA ligase: MLTSKYLFFTSKNKIHNNNMNSYSLMIKAGMIRKLSSGIYTWLPTGLRVINNFKKIIHYFMKDIGAIELLLPILHPSNIWKQSGRINDYGDELLKILDRKRHSFILGPTHEEVITYLIKNEIKSYKYLPIHLYQIQTKFRDEIRSRLGVIRSKEFLMKDSYSFHIDDLSLKETYNIVLKTYKKIFNIIKINFLMIKANNNVIGGDISHEFHIFSHNGENSIYLSKNKKLILNKELGEYFIYKKNNINKKKILKKKILNLKNCLSYKHLAKICNTSIKNIIKTNIIQTSDKKNPFIALLIRADYRLNLHKIQKINNKIIKILSEVEIENFFKININSIGPFNLKIPIIGDYSIINMYNFIIGSNIRDTYLINVNWKIDLPIPNNIKDIHDVTKNSLILNNKNLVKIKNTIEIAHIFQIGTKYSKTMNAYIYDKNKIKKPIYMGCYGIGISRLIAAIIEQNYDSQGIYWPNSLLAPFLVAIIPINMNKYSIVEKYSFLLYERFKLLGIDVILDNRNLNPGVMFTDIDLIGVPHIIIINNHNILNKNIEYKYRKTGLKNIISVDLIVDCIFNKIKLNKCFNIFYSKK; encoded by the coding sequence ATGTTAACAAGTAAATATTTATTTTTTACATCTAAAAATAAAATACATAATAATAATATGAATAGTTATTCCTTAATGATTAAAGCAGGAATGATTAGAAAATTATCCTCAGGGATATATACTTGGTTACCTACTGGATTAAGAGTAATTAATAATTTTAAAAAAATAATACATTATTTTATGAAAGATATAGGAGCAATAGAATTATTATTACCTATATTACATCCAAGTAATATATGGAAACAAAGTGGACGTATAAATGATTATGGTGATGAATTATTAAAAATTTTAGATCGTAAAAGACATAGTTTTATTTTAGGACCTACACATGAAGAAGTTATAACTTATTTAATAAAAAATGAAATTAAATCATATAAATATTTACCTATTCATTTATATCAAATCCAAACAAAATTTAGAGATGAAATTAGATCACGTTTAGGAGTTATACGTTCTAAAGAATTTTTAATGAAAGATAGTTATTCTTTTCATATAGATGATTTATCTTTAAAAGAAACTTATAATATTGTATTAAAAACTTATAAAAAAATATTTAATATTATTAAAATAAATTTTTTAATGATAAAAGCAAATAATAATGTTATTGGAGGTGATATTTCTCATGAATTTCATATTTTTTCTCATAATGGGGAAAACTCGATTTATTTATCTAAAAATAAAAAATTAATTTTAAATAAAGAATTAGGAGAATATTTTATTTATAAAAAAAATAATATAAATAAAAAAAAAATTCTTAAAAAAAAAATATTAAATTTAAAAAATTGTTTATCGTATAAACATTTAGCTAAAATTTGTAATACATCAATAAAAAATATTATTAAAACAAATATTATACAAACATCAGATAAAAAAAATCCTTTTATTGCTTTATTAATTAGAGCTGATTATAGATTAAATTTACATAAAATTCAAAAAATTAATAATAAAATAATTAAAATTTTATCAGAAGTAGAAATAGAAAATTTTTTTAAAATAAATATAAATTCAATAGGTCCTTTTAATTTAAAAATTCCTATTATTGGAGATTATTCTATAATTAATATGTATAATTTTATTATAGGATCTAATATTAGAGATACATATTTAATTAATGTAAATTGGAAAATAGATTTACCTATACCTAATAATATTAAAGATATTCATGATGTAACTAAAAATAGTTTAATTTTAAATAATAAAAATTTAGTAAAAATTAAAAATACTATTGAAATAGCACATATTTTCCAAATTGGAACAAAATATTCTAAAACAATGAATGCATATATTTATGATAAAAATAAAATTAAAAAACCAATATATATGGGATGTTATGGAATTGGAATATCAAGATTAATTGCAGCTATAATAGAACAAAATTATGATTCTCAAGGGATTTATTGGCCAAATTCATTATTAGCTCCTTTTTTAGTAGCAATTATTCCAATTAACATGAATAAATATTCTATAGTTGAAAAATATTCTTTTTTACTTTATGAAAGATTTAAATTATTAGGAATAGATGTAATACTTGATAATAGAAATTTAAATCCTGGAGTAATGTTTACAGATATAGATCTTATTGGAGTACCACATATAATAATTATTAATAATCATAATATTCTTAATAAGAATATCGAATATAAATATAGAAAAACAGGATTAAAAAATATTATTTCTGTTGATTTAATTGTTGATTGTATTTTTAATAAAATTAAGTTAAATAAATGTTTTAATATATTTTATTCCAAAAAATAA
- the tilS gene encoding tRNA lysidine(34) synthetase TilS, which yields MLIEKKIQEILYKYKKILIAYSGGIDSTVLLYNLFKLRDKYPLLLRAIHINHNLNYKSNFWMEKCFLQCKKWNISFIYKNINIKCKNSIEQSARKKRYQIFKNIIYKNEILVTAHHLDDQCENFFLFLKRGSGPKGLSGISRIKIFDNLILFRPLLKISKKQIINYAIQKKLKWIEDPSNKNTKYDRNFLRNIILPKITNRWPFFKNSVIRSIKNYKEQEELLTELINPILIKLIQKDNSLFIKPLYNFNIIKRNFIIRKWIEYNKYCYLPSRKILLMIWNEIVCCKNNNNSQIKIGTYIIRKYKNYLYCIKYFPNLQNNILLWNNVKVPLILPNKLGKLIVLNTNLNYKKESIYIRKPKNNEIIYVKFNISEKYFFKNKNNINSIWEKLSIPKWKREQIPLLFYNNILIAELENKLITKEGTATLFKKDNFFIFWNKIY from the coding sequence ATGTTGATAGAAAAAAAAATACAAGAAATTTTATATAAATATAAAAAAATATTAATAGCATATAGTGGGGGTATAGATTCTACAGTATTACTGTATAATTTATTTAAATTAAGAGATAAATATCCCTTATTATTAAGGGCTATTCATATTAACCATAATTTAAATTATAAATCAAATTTTTGGATGGAAAAATGTTTTCTACAATGTAAAAAATGGAATATATCTTTTATTTATAAAAATATAAATATTAAATGTAAAAATAGTATAGAACAATCTGCTCGTAAAAAAAGATATCAAATTTTTAAAAATATTATTTATAAAAATGAAATTTTAGTAACTGCTCATCATTTAGATGATCAATGCGAAAATTTTTTTTTATTCTTAAAAAGAGGAAGTGGACCAAAAGGGTTATCAGGAATATCTAGAATTAAAATTTTTGATAATCTAATTTTATTTCGTCCTTTACTGAAAATAAGTAAAAAACAAATAATTAATTATGCTATACAAAAAAAATTAAAATGGATAGAAGATCCCAGTAATAAAAATACAAAATATGATCGTAATTTTTTACGTAATATTATTTTACCTAAAATAACTAATAGATGGCCATTTTTTAAAAATTCAGTTATTAGATCTATAAAAAATTATAAAGAACAAGAGGAATTATTAACAGAATTAATAAATCCGATATTAATCAAATTAATACAAAAAGATAATAGTTTATTTATTAAACCATTATATAATTTTAATATAATAAAAAGAAATTTTATTATTAGAAAATGGATAGAATATAACAAATATTGTTATTTACCTTCTAGAAAAATATTACTTATGATATGGAATGAAATTGTTTGTTGTAAAAATAATAATAATTCCCAAATTAAAATTGGTACATATATTATTCGTAAATATAAAAATTATTTATATTGTATAAAATATTTTCCTAATTTACAAAATAATATTTTATTATGGAATAATGTTAAAGTTCCTCTTATTTTACCTAATAAACTAGGAAAATTGATAGTACTAAATACTAATTTAAATTATAAAAAAGAATCAATATATATTAGAAAACCAAAAAATAATGAAATTATATATGTAAAATTTAATATTTCAGAAAAATATTTTTTTAAAAATAAAAATAATATAAATTCTATATGGGAAAAACTATCCATTCCTAAATGGAAAAGAGAACAAATCCCATTATTATTTTATAATAATATATTAATTGCAGAACTAGAAAATAAATTAATTACTAAAGAAGGTACTGCAACTCTTTTTAAAAAAGATAATTTTTTTATTTTTTGGAATAAAATATATTAA